acaaatgtttattttaatttttattgtattttatttgtattaatttttCTACTTATGAACTTAGTTTAGTGTCAGCTACCATTCCACAATATGCAAACATTCTATAGAAGTAACATTCAAGGGTTTACATTATAAAGCCACTTTAATTGTAACCCCTTTCCCATTTAATCTGTCACTGgtcccccactctcccctctctgctTCAAATTGATCTTTCTCCTATAACTATAACAGGGAATTAATTGTCCTTTGATACTCCGATACTCCTCTGGCTCAAATATGTTTGCCTCAACCAGCTACCCATGTCTTTCAGACTTAATCATCTTCAGCCTTTCTACCACCGATGGAGGCCCAGAACTCTACCTCAAGGTTTGAGTCCCCTCCCCACATAAAAGTCTCACAAACACCTCATTCAGCCACCACCAGTTCTGTAGCGTGGTACCAGAACACCTGCAGAAGCGATGGATGGTCCACCACCACAAGCAGGAGTGTCTAGAGCTCAAACCTCCAACCAAGAGGTGAAACATCAGACTGCAACACTGCTGACCAGCCTGCTGTCCATTCTCAACTCATTTCACATCTACTTTTACATAGTTTGTAATTAACTCATCTACTCATCTGCAATTAACTACACGTCACCTGTAATTAACTACACACCTACTCATACATTATCTGTAATCATACCATATTATTGAAATTGAAAAAAATATGAATACCCACAGTATATTGCTTCCCTTTTAAACTATATCAAATAAATAACTGAAGGAattttagcaaaaaatctaGCAAATATGATGTATTTGTGAGAACTAAAATTAATTCATTTAGTCAAGTAATTTACTTTTCGTTTACTTAATCAGTTCTGAATGCcaatgaaaaaacaaaacattacaaAAATGTGCCCTAATATCATGAGAACGCTTGCCAAAATAAAACTTGAGCAGAAGAATAAAATATATGTTAACTCCTGCCCCAACTCATCACAAAGTAATGCATTTAAATTAGAATAAATTTCAGAGATCGCATTTTGATTAACCTCATCTGTAATAAGGACTGTTGCTAATATATGGAGAAAATTGAATAACCTCAATACTCTGGTAATTAACAGATTGCATGCTGTAAAATCTGAATTTTGTACTTTATTACTATTACTTGGTGTCTGTGAAGAGTTGTGAGTTAAATTCCCTCTTTTCCTCATCCTGGTCCTCTCTCAGGTCCTCTGTCTTGACTCTGTGCTCTGTTAGATGCCACTTGCCCTCACCTGACTCTAATCTCCTGTTTAAATTTCCCCTCATAGTCATTTCTCATTTGCTGACTTGTGCCAGAGTTGCTGATACCCCACTGGTCACATGGTCACCGTGGAATTGAATATCAGGAAGTGTTTAGGAGGATAATGACATGCAGGGAAGTGATGAATATCCTGGTTTTGTTCTCATATTATACTTAATATGCGGTCAGTGCTTCAGGAACAAGGTTTTATGGAAATATTACACCATCAGTGAGTGTAATGCATTCACAGAGCGAGTCCTAAGTGATGAGGATACAAGTGCATATTTTGTTTTTCACATAATGAACATCCTGTCTGATGTCAACAATTAAGCTCTTATGTGTAACAAGACATGTGGGACAGGCTGTGATCAAACGCTTAAACAGTTCCTGGTACGGAGTAAAAACAgctgtgtatagtgtgtgtaatGAAACAGGAAAATGACAGCATTGTGTATTATGGCTAAGCCCAAATGTGCCTAAAATGTACACAAGAGTGAGGATTTACTACACTGCAAATACCTCCCAAAATATTGACTCAAAGAAATGTAAGAAGTAGCCCAGCAGATCATTTGAGTGGTCAAATTTACAGGCAGAGTTCAAGGATTTATCCCAGAATGCAATGCTTCATCACGACATATGTTGGGACTACGtgttctgttttttgttttgttttgttttgcagtAATGCCAGTTTGAGTTTTCCACTCCAGTGTTTAATGCCTGCATTTGGTATTTGCTTCTAATGTCTTGATCAAATTCACACGTTTAGTTGGGGAAGAACAGTATAATGGCAGGTTTAGGGGGAGAGAAGCACTCTACCACATTATTCATTTACAATGAATTTGTCCTTGTACCCATGTTGAcctataatgaataaaacatgtAATGTCCAGAGACACCCTGAGCACCATGTCAGCACAGCCCTTCATTCTGTATATAGTTATAAAACCTCCAGAACTCCAcaactgaccacacacacacacctttttccACGTACTTTACACTATTTATTGAGCCTTTGTCAATATACATTGCATTTTAAATTCACATTCATATTCGCTCAAATTGTCCAGCGGTGTCCACACTGCTCTGGTTTACCTGATGCTACTCTGCCCTCCTCGATACTGACCAACACTGCCAAAATAAAGACAGTAAAGATGGTCTGTTCTATTCCAGATATGACGAGTCTTCACTCAGGTCTTGTTACGCTTTTCTTCTCTATCCCGTTGCCTGGATGACCTTCACCTGTCCACCTCCCCGTTTAAACCCGCAGGCAGGGGTGCggtaaggatgaggttgaggCAGGGGTGCggtaaggatgaggttgaggCAGGGGTGCggtaaggatgaggttgaggCAGGGGTGCggtaaggatgaggttgaggCAGGGGTGCggtaaggatgaggttgaggCAGGGGTGCGGTAAGGATGAGGGCGAGGCAGGGGTGCGGTAAGGATGAGGGCGAGGCAGGGGTGCGGTAAGGATGAGGGCGAGGCAGGGGTGCGGTAAGGATGAGGGCGAGGCAGGGGTGCGGTAAGGATGAGGGCGAGGCAGGGGTGCGGTAAGGATGAGGGCGAGGCAGGGGTGCGGTAAGGATGAGGGCGAGGCAGGGGTGCATGTTGCCACCTGTGCTCTTTAACATCTTTGTCCTGTGTGTCATCCAGTACTCTTTATCTCCAGCATTTTTTAATACTACTTGCTGTGATCATGTGACTAACCGAAATATTTGCAGAGACGGGAAAAGAGAACAGGAGAAACAGTAGCTGTGACCTGCATCACTGCTTCCATTCTCACATGTTCCATCAGCTACAGAACCCGTGCGTCCAGAACGAGTGAAGTCCTTCCTCAGTTAAGAAGTGGACGTCATCCAATTAATTTGATGGGCAACCAATAGCAAACAAGCATGCGAATTCTGAACATATGCACATCTTCAGGGATGCACTCCTTTGACCTCCAGCATGCTTAATGAGAATTAATCCCACCTCGTTAACTCAAATTAGTCTCTTGAACTCTCATACTGAACTCTGCCCACTGCTATTAGGGCTACCCATCGatctgtgcaccacagccccctagtgatcacttgtgtgtgtgtgtgtgtgtgtgtgtgtgtgtgttctccctgcACAGATGGGCAAATGCGGAGCActaatttcgattggggtgaaaatcataATTGACAACATGGCAACTTATCTCATATTAAATACTGTTGTAACAAACGTCGCACTACAAGTGTTTAGGATCCAACTGCTTTGGTCTGGTCATTATGGACTTGGCGAGAACATTCTTTTTACCAACGATTTGAGACAATATCTGTAGTTTAAAactatttaaattaaaataagtttcaaggagactttattgtcattcacatAACATGTGGTACATGAGGAGGAGGAACAAAATTTAGAACCCAAGGTCCCAGTTTTTACCCCAATAGcaacaatataataataaaaaaagaatagtataaaaaataataaaatagaataaaaataaatctgtaataaataaataaactgtgTCAAGTAATGAATACAAACAGAAAGAGTGACATAGAAGTTCCTAAATTTCAATACCTCTTCCTgttaggaagaccagccagtcaAACAATATGTATGGTATGAATGTGCACAGTCCAGGATCAACCAGCGTGTTAGCTAACAATTGGGTGGGAAGATACTTTTTCCTCATAATGATTATCTGTGGTTATGAAATGTGAAACTAAATGCATTGTTTACAAATTTGTGAAGTTGCTTTAGCCAGTGAGCACTGTTCAGAACCAGTACGACTTTTCCATGAGTCACTGCGAAAATTCAAAATGAAATCACTGGTCTGCTGACTGCTATGGACATCAACATGTCACTAACACTAAGCACCGGACACTACACTTTTGCAACTATCACTCCTATGGTGAAAACCCCACAGTGGGAATAATTTGTGAACACACCATTTGTACTATGATTGCCAAACAGTAGAGGGCAGAAATATTCCACCGTTGTGGCCACCGCTTGGCTAAAGGAAGACTGCGATTTTCACatactttcacacacactctcacacactcatttGAAACCTACAACTTCATGTTAATGGGAATGAGAACTGTGAAGTGAAACTATCACATCATGACCTTTCATTTTTAGTGTCTCAGGGGTATATAGCTTGCCCTGAAAGGGGTGTAAGATGGTATGTGAGAGAAAAGGTTGAATCTTCtattttaagaaaaaaaaacacattgcaATAAAGGCAAGGAGGGTGGATCCTCCGCAAGTGTTTGTCAGGAATGAGGACAAACCTGTCTGTAAAATACCAAGATGCCAAGTTATCTGCAGTCAACACGGGCTGTAGAGAGAGAACATCAGGCAATCTAAAGGCTAATAACATGCCATTTGTATTTATTTCTATATCCATGTCAagtttttaatttaaaaaaaggcTTTTACACTCTCCTTCTGGGTGCTGGACAAGAGGAAACTGCTGTTTCGTCACTGGGAAAAGATGGGTAAGAAAGATAAATTAGAACATTGACCAAGAAACCTTTCgtcatagacagagagagatttggGATGACACCACTGTCACGGAGGCAACAAAATGGTGAAACATGTTTAAGGCAAATCCATTTCATGGGAAAATGGAAAGTATTTTTGTTCCACTGACTCAAGGTCTTGATGAGATGAACGCTTGTGTTGAAAGCACCTGGGCTTTTATTTTTGTTCTTGACGGTCTCTCACGTGAAATGCTTCTTCAGGTTTTGAAGGGTTCAAcgtaaaaaaaaattcaatgTTCGGGGCAGTCGTGGCAACGACAAGTGCATTGTGGGCTCAAACTGGCCCTGCTGTACCCGCAACATGTACAAAAGTTTGTTTTGGCATTTGGACTGGTGAACTCAGGCCTGTTTGTGCAACATGTACATTTTGGGCAAAAACTGGCACAATTGTAGATGGACTTATGTGTGCCCACTAATAGCATGTTATTGTTAATGGCACTAGGGTTAGCAACAAAAGCCCGCATTGATATTAGAGCGATTCGGTGATTGCATCTTTTAGATAGCTGGTCGTTATCGGTGTCCATTGGAATAGCGGTGGCATTCTCCATCCTTGGCTTGTTCctgttggtgtgtttgctgcAAATCTTCTGGAAAAAGATCAAGAAATGCTGCAAGAGAAAACGTGAGTCTTTAATCTGACATTAGCGCTGGACATTAATTTACTGCATACTGTATTGTGATTgggaaataatataataatattatggtTCTGTTTTTGTCTCTCCCTGTTAAAGAGCCTGCACTGAAAAAACTCCGCAAGTAAGTAGTATCAAATTTTGAAACATGTAtacatgtctgtgtttgtgaataTGTGGATATAGAAGGGCCCAGCTGgaatacagtacacacacacacacacacacacacaaacacacacactggatgcTGGAAAGATGCTATTTTACAAGTCCTAGCTGTTCATGCTGTATATCTCCTGTTTGACCACAACCCAAAGATACCTTAATGATTCAGATCAGGTTAGGTAGGCGCTTGTTTGAGATGAGGCAGGGCTTCGTCATGTAACAAAGTAGCAAGTGGCCATTACAAGACAGGAACATCATGGCCACAAGAAGAAGAAGGATGCTCGAGAAGGATGCTTGTTCCATGTCCTGAAATGCTTTTTTTTGCTCACCACAGATGATGTATTGGTTGGTTATGATGGTCTTCCTCTTAGCTCCAACCAATGTAGGCATAATGGTCTCAGCTCTCACCCATTAGGGATTTACACTCACCAGCGTTCCTTTGTACCTTTCACACCACTCTGTGAGCTCTGGAACGTTTTGGATGCAAAAAtcccaagacacacacacagcccatctGGCAACAACAACTATGCTGTGGTCATGTCACTCAGATTGCTTTCACCTCCGATTCTGATGTTTatcatgggagagagagagagagagagagagagagagagagagagagagagagagagagcatgagcaTTCATACATAAGCCCAAGTCATTCTGAAAAATTCACAAATGTGAGTTTATACATTGTGCAATATAATTATTACATGATTTACTAATTGAGAATTCTTTATCTTTGCAGAAAAATGGGCCCTAAGACGTCTAAACCTCCTTTCTCCATTAGCAGCATTGTAGAGAAGAAATGACATTATCAGGGTCAAgcatatcagtcatttcagtcattcTGATGTTTGAAAAGTTGTTTACATATAAATATGTCAAATCAAAGCAGGTTTCTTGCAGGAATAGAGATGATACTTCACGTTTCATTTCATTATGTATAAACACATAGTTCCCATTTGTTCACATTCATTTGCCTCATAATACCATCTAGCTATAGATTGCAAAGAATAGATttcattcattttgtcttctacGAAAAATCGGATAAGTAACCATAAGGGTGGATATTGATTACGATAAGGTTTAATTTCCACAGTATAAAGTAAATGTTTTCATCTGCTGTGGCAGGATGTGGGGTACTAGAACCGTTTACACACCAGGCCTGCTCACATAGCTGTAAAAAAAACCACAACTAGCAAGAACTTCCTGTTGTCCTCGTCTCTAGACTTATATTAGGTAAATTAATTAATCTTTAAAGTTAAGGTAAGTTCCCTGAGAATGTTGAAGATATTATGAAGCCATAAACCAAAAGGCTTTGACATAATGAACATTTTTGCATGGGGTTGTAAAGAATATCTGTGTGGCTTAATGTTTACACTCTGTTTAATAGAGAAGGATTAATGATTTATAGCAGTAATGTACATTGTCTCCTGGATTGTACTGATGAATTTTTGTTGCTGTAAATTGCATTATTAAAGCAGACAGATTATAGTAAATCTAAAAATATATGTTGATCATTGTTTTTGAATTTCttctaaacttttttttttatcgttTTACAATGAGTCAAACTGTGTAAATAGTGAGAGAAGTGTCAGCTGTGTGGGTGGTTATGCTATGTAGCGAGGACAGAAACTTCGGCTAAACCACAGAAACTCCACAGATGCATTTTCTTCTAAATTGTAGGTTTAATTTTCCTTTAGTTGcgtgaaaaaaaacaacattgaCCAGTCGATAAAACAAATATCACTTGGACTGTACCATCTCAACTTAAATTCAACTAAAATCATTTTCATTAATTGTCTGATTTCTAATGATAGAAAAAGCCAAAGCAGAATGAGAGAATGTTCCAGTAATGGGCCCAGCTCACTGTTTGTCCCCACAGCACCATGTACATGCCATGTGGGCAGCAGCATCTGAAAACCAACACCAACCTCTCAAtgctgagtatgtgtgtattgttTATAGGATTATCTGGGCCACAGAAACTCCAGAGGTGTTTTCTATCAGCTTGTTATCCTTTAAATGTGACCTAACAAATGTCAGACCTCTCCCAGCAAAACGAGGACTCTTTTGTTTGTGTCATTTTATATTGCAGGATGGACCACCACGGAAAGGTCGagcaacataaaaaaaaaaaacatctaaaaaGTTTTTCTTGGACCAAAATTTTACTTCTAGATTAAATTCCAGTCTTTGTGTGTACAATGAAAACATTTAGGTGGAGACAGATGGAGTATGATTGTTTCTTTATGGTGATATCTTTATATATAAGTGAAAGTTCAAAAGTACAAGTTACTTCCTGGGACTCCTGAGGGGGTTGTCCACCAACCCACTTTCATGACATCTCATGACATGAATTTTGACTGTTCAGAGCCCCTTTAACAACAATCATTTTGTTAAGACCATCTTAAATGAGAACGCAATTGTCCAATGTAATGCTCCCTCTACCATTTCCAGGCTTTTGAGATATCTAGTTCAgacatttctgtttgttttaatgGCATCCGTCAAAATAATTCTTTTTTCACCAAGAGTGATATTGGCTGAAAGAATCCTTAGAGTAGGTTTTAAATGAACTTCAGTCATTTGTTACTGTTCAAGACTAGGCACATTTAATGTACTGTTGATGTACTTATCAAATATTAATCGTCAGAACGagaaaagaaaaatacaaaaacaatacAAGAACACAATGGAAGGGTTTAACCAGGAAATGTTGGGGCTGGTTCAGAGAAAAAGACACTGAGAATGACTTATGAGCATAAATCATATGTGTCATACAGTAGGAAGATGGCTCTCTAGATACACAGAGAGGGAAAACTCCCTTTCAGTAGAGTGTTGATAGACTGAAACCCCATTTTCAGTCATTGATATGGTTACAAAAAAGATGAGCATGAATATGATTGTTTAATTATTGGTCATTCACTTGTTCACCCCTTTTATAACCAGATAAATACTAATATGACAGTACAGCCTttcacccaccatgtgtgtccTCTTGGTATGCGTGTTCTTCTGTGTCAAtcgtctcacctgtctctcgtTTCATTTGCGTTATGCGTTGCTGTCTGTTCTTGTTTGCCTGTAAGGTTATACGTTCAGTGTTTAAGTTTGGGTATCTGTTAGCACTAATGCGCTATTGCTAGGTATTTAGATAAAACAGTGTTGTTCCCGCTGCTCGGCCTGGCATCGTGCCTCACCTTCACCCACATACAACCAGGTGACCACATAATATGATCGCATCGTTTTATCTGCAGTTTGGTCCATAGAAAGCGGTTGATATGACAGGAAGTGGTCAGTTCTTTTGTCTGCTTATTTTGATTTGATGATTTCAAAAGTGGAAAACTAAGATCAGTTGTAAAATGACAACGCTAGGGTCTCCACGTCTGCTGTTTGGTGGCAGCGAAAACTGCAGAATGAGGAGTTTTGAAATTCAGTGGTGACTAAAAACATTTcgatatttttaattttttttacattttttttacatctcaTATAAAACAACACTGTAAAACCgtcaataaatacatttaaacaaTATGTGCAAACCCCGAGCTTCAGTAATCTCAATCAAGAAGTCACTGTTAGTCTTCCATGTGGATTTTCCACAGAGAACTGGAAATGTTTACCTACCTGCAGCCTGACATAACTACCTCCCACACTTGGCCATTTCAGAAGAAATTGTGCCTTATCTACAGCCCTGAGCCACAACAGTCACCACATAGTTTAGTGTTTTCCCTCTGACACATTTGATTGCTCTTATTAACAAATTGTTATCTAGTAAGTGTGTTGAATGAATTACAGGCCACACTTCATATTAGGATCCCCTTGTTAGCATTAATCACATTAGTTAACATTAACAGACTGTGGATTTAAACATTAACGAACCAAATGGATTtgctaatcctaaccctagcaAAATAGTTAACAAAATTATTGTATTTCCTGAACAAAATGAAGGATGATTCTGTGGATTTCAAAAACATGGCGGTGCTCCCATAATCCACAGCAGGAACACAATGTCCTTTCTGCTCGTTGTGCGACAGTGGCAGAGAAGATGTGCAGTGAGGAAGGTCTGTGGGCCTTCTGGATGTCCCCGGCACACCGAACTCTTCCCATCATGCCTTGTTTTTGTCCCTCTTTGTTTTGATCCAGTACACATTTAGATTTTCGTTAGTCACTAGCCATTTTTCAACAGAAGTCAAAAAGTTAATGGTGAGAGGAACCAAGTCAGAAACGTGTTCAAAGCATAACACTTATTTGAGTCCAAGATCGATCTGCTAGATCCCGGAGGACAATTAGATCTCATGTTTTCAGTCACAAGTTTTTAAATAGAGGTCACACACAGGCAATTCCAGAAAAGTCTAGTTCCACATCATCAAGTGTGAAAGACAGAGGGATGTCCGTTGGGATGACTTGATTCTCCTCACATTgcaaacacagagacaagagCATTTCAGAACACTCGCTTCCTTGCAGATTTGACTGAGGGGACACGGACTGTGTGTCCTCTTCTATAACACTGACTGTCTGAATTAGAGGCTTTTTCATGTAGTTGGACATTTCTGAGGCCCCATCACCATTGTAACATTCTGACTGTATTTGAATCCCTGACTGGTGATCTAAAGGTTTCCTAAATTTGCACCAGACACAGTCTTCAAAGTCCGAACACATACATATTACCTGACCAGACCTATATCCACCTGATGGGGTAGCCATGTTTATGTCCATTTCATATATCTCAGGACTCTCATTTAACATGTCCACACTTTCAGGACTCTGACTCCTATACCCGTCCCCGATCCCATCCACGGACAACAATCCGATGTCCTCCCCTTCTAGACAACCGGATGCTTCATGGGGGCCCAGTCCCAATCCGctgtcctccctcccctccacttCCTCCATAACGCCTCCACTGCCTTCACTTCCTCCCAGACTTCCACAGCCGCTGTCCACGTGTGCGTCTCCCATCTGTTCACACGGCGCCGAATTCGGAGCAGAAGGGTGTGACGGCTCCATGCTCACTCCACTGTCCatgctttctctcctctccttcccttCCTCAGTGTCAGCACTCTTCTCCTCCGACGCTTGCCTCTTTATCTTCGTTTGGTTAGCGATGAGTAACCATCCCTTGTccgtcaccacctccaccttgtCCAGTCCCACGATCATGGGACGCCATCCGTTCACAATAGGTTTCTGAAGGGAAACATACGTATTTGCATAATGTTTACATATTTAATTACTCATACACATCTCCATTAATAGATTGTCCAGAAAGCATCAACATGAGGTGtcaaagtatgtgtgtgtatgtgtgtgtgttctgctatttCTCTGAATTCTAAGAAATGTGACTGCTTCACTTCTCTCGTGACCCCATGACGCTTGTTCCATGTTTCTGTTCATCATTTCTTTCCTTTATAAAAGTGCTCAGACTTTTAGCTTtggtgaaacaagactcagtGCTGACTCACCAGAGCAGCGGGCGTTTTACCAGGATGTTTTAGGAAACAGACCAGGAGCATGGTCAGCGTAACCAAGCCCAGAGCTCCGAGGAACGCAAAGCATATAATCAGTACTGGATCTGAAAGGAAGGCAAATGAATCTATTAGTGCATTTCAGAATTAGCTTTCATGATTGTATATCTAATAATTTGTTACAATAGAACACAAAGCAAACACAATTCAACCATGTTCTCAGAGTGGAAGCCCCTGCCATGACGTTTACCCAGTGGTAGCCGTGTGCATCTGACTGAAGAGATGTTTCTGGCGTTAGTGGTTCTGCTATCCACCTCCACGTGCATACAGTACACGCGCCAGGTTCGCAACGAGCCGAACTCCATCTCGAGCTCATCATTACTGCCGTCCCTGATCAGTGTCTACGTAATACAGAACATGCATCAACAAATTAACGGGTGCGCTTAACCAATCAGAACACACTGAATCAAACATGAGAAAGCGAGATTGAAGTTCTACGTTAAATATGCAGGtgaccagccccgtcgacagggggggacaaccaggtcttttgtcccgggccccagggccaggggggcccatcaaagagcccagctatttttattttttttaagtctataatttttaaataatcttgaaaactttcattaatataaaattctgtactcaaaataagctcaatggctaaaatatatatgtttttcacctatctgcatattttccattaagtgcatacacccccgcctcccactgaaaaatggtttgatccagcaccgaccgtagccggctggtacccgcccaacagcgggaaatacagtggtggatagttaaagtaaatacagaaatctggagcgcagaaaagaaaggaaaaacatttacctgacgaattttaaagttgcattgtgttccaggtttgaaaagtgctggaatataggctaaagtacttgaaaatgcttgaaattgtaactacttcgtttcacaacaatatctgtctgactgaacagtatttgtattgtatttgtagcctatcttgtattacgttaacaaatacgagactCTTGTAATtgcaggacgaaacacgagagaacgtgaagaagttaatattgggcgttttgaaaataaacaaccattaaataatgtgataaaaagcgaattatttcgagtatatgtataaatatttaacttaataattaagtttaacgtgctggaaaatattgaaatggacatttaaagtgacgtacaagtgctttaattccaccttataaaggtgtatgaatcctgcaaacatgactttgttcattgcgctgaagcgcggcgaaGTTAAAAaaagtcgagaggtgcacgaccttgcgaatcaacagcgcgtgaggccctcgcgcacgggcggagccacagcgattacctcattttcgccgcgaaccctcgcgcctcgcaacgcgtcaagtataaaccagaccctccagaaagtcgcgatgttgcgatttgcaacttcagccaatcaccgcaactttcccgcaaatttgaccaatcactgatgtcgtcttgatgtgacgtcgacaaactcccgccttacttccgtatatacgttcaagaggagcagactgaaagcagcatgagctacgaaaataacggcaaaaagatcggcaaaagcagtatcccggtacactacatgaaagcggggataaactgtccagatccgacccgcgaattgattatctatgcccccctggatgatatttaattactattagaaccggcccgcaggccacagccgcccgatggtgttttgcacgcacaaacactacattccccacaatgcaacggtagcccgcgaagtcactgcagcgcacacaagcggcgagggtctgagataaagtttataagtttaaactttaaactgagataaagtttaaagtcagagataaagtttatttatctctgatccatatctatgagttactagttcgctctggcgccaaccactggcgatcgatctcgatataatacttaatttgtgtccattttacaggccgcccggtaacaacttacgttcgctaaccccgctcccccccccccccccccgtcaacaattaatgttcgccaccccctccaggttcaaatctcactccaagcgatcttgaaaagttggcaaccctgaataaataggtaaatagataattaaaatggactactaaatagaggaaaccatacaacatttactcc
This sequence is a window from Brachyhypopomus gauderio isolate BG-103 chromosome 16, BGAUD_0.2, whole genome shotgun sequence. Protein-coding genes within it:
- the il10ra gene encoding interleukin-10 receptor subunit alpha, which gives rise to METNGWMSVLFLVLQFTLCISGQNMKPVNVTVHIWEGNVSVTWAPPQSSPQDLVYQTQLSNYDSSLSWETVPNCKRLTTTTCNIGMLPHNVEFVVRVGILVDDDEISWSQRKRFNLKETQLLPPSFSLSTTSHSVHIKVHENWKLNEIFPFGVQYTARLWPDGQENETLIRDGSNDELEMEFGSLRTWRVYCMHVEVDSRTTNARNISSVRCTRLPLDPVLIICFAFLGALGLVTLTMLLVCFLKHPGKTPAALKPIVNGWRPMIVGLDKVEVVTDKGWLLIANQTKIKRQASEEKSADTEEGKERRESMDSGVSMEPSHPSAPNSAPCEQMGDAHVDSGCGSLGGSEGSGGVMEEVEGREDSGLGLGPHEASGCLEGEDIGLLSVDGIGDGYRSQSPESVDMLNESPEIYEMDINMATPSGGYRSGQVICMCSDFEDCVWCKFRKPLDHQSGIQIQSECYNGDGASEMSNYMKKPLIQTVSVIEEDTQSVSPQSNLQGSECSEMLLSLCLQCEENQVIPTDIPLSFTLDDVELDFSGIACV